A genomic stretch from Rubripirellula reticaptiva includes:
- the ald gene encoding alanine dehydrogenase, with translation MIIGVPREVKIDEYRVAMLPVAVEMLTQKGHKVLIESGAGLGSGLADHDYLCAGAEMVATGADVFAQADLIVKVKEPQAAEYEHIRPGQMLFTYFHFAANRTLTDAMVSSGSTCLAYETLRDEKGRLPLLTPMSEVAGRMSIQEGAKYLEKPQMGRGILLGGVPGVAPAHITILGGGIVGANAARIAAGFQADVAILDVDLDRLRYLDDVMPANVNTLYSDRHNILEQIERADLVIGAVLIPGAKAPQLVRAEDLKRMKPGSVIIDVAVDQGGCIETSHPTTHSEPTYVIDEVVHYCVANMPGAVGRTSTFALCNATLPWVLRLAEMGASEVINSTNPLRSAINIHAGKIVHSGVASAFNQAASPLI, from the coding sequence ATGATCATTGGCGTCCCGCGTGAAGTGAAAATCGACGAGTACCGTGTCGCGATGCTGCCTGTCGCGGTCGAAATGCTTACTCAAAAAGGTCACAAAGTCTTAATCGAATCGGGTGCCGGTTTAGGCAGCGGACTTGCCGACCATGACTACCTTTGCGCAGGCGCTGAAATGGTTGCCACGGGTGCCGACGTTTTCGCCCAAGCAGATTTAATTGTCAAAGTCAAAGAACCGCAGGCTGCTGAATACGAGCACATTCGGCCCGGCCAAATGCTATTCACCTATTTTCATTTTGCCGCAAACCGAACGCTGACCGATGCGATGGTCAGCAGCGGCTCAACCTGCTTGGCATACGAGACATTGCGTGATGAAAAAGGTCGGCTGCCGCTGCTAACACCGATGAGCGAAGTGGCGGGGCGAATGAGCATCCAAGAGGGTGCCAAGTACCTTGAAAAGCCACAAATGGGACGCGGCATCTTGTTGGGCGGCGTCCCCGGCGTCGCACCCGCGCACATCACCATCCTCGGTGGCGGGATAGTCGGTGCGAACGCTGCAAGAATCGCAGCGGGATTTCAAGCTGACGTAGCAATCCTGGACGTCGATCTCGATCGACTTCGCTACCTCGACGACGTGATGCCGGCCAACGTCAACACTCTGTACAGCGACCGCCACAACATTCTTGAACAGATCGAACGAGCCGACTTGGTGATCGGAGCAGTGTTAATTCCCGGTGCCAAGGCGCCGCAATTGGTTCGCGCCGAAGATTTGAAACGAATGAAACCTGGCAGCGTCATCATCGATGTTGCCGTCGATCAAGGTGGCTGTATCGAAACCAGTCACCCGACCACGCACAGCGAACCGACCTACGTGATCGATGAAGTGGTCCACTACTGTGTCGCCAACATGCCGGGTGCCGTCGGTCGCACCAGCACCTTTGCACTCTGCAATGCAACGTTGCCATGGGTGCTACGCTTAGCCGAAATGGGTGCATCCGAAGTCATCAATTCAACCAATCCGTTACGCAGCGCGATCAACATTCACGCCGGCAAGATCGTCCACTCCGGCGTCGCGTCTGCGTTTAATCAAGCGGCGTCACCACTTATCTAA
- a CDS encoding class I SAM-dependent methyltransferase has product MSDAQSTANIVRHVAAGQLCCDPQWEAAYERFETPEEEIEKFLKRLRRFGLDKADKKSSVIELFCGRGGGLVALQRLGFTNVEGVDLSDTLLERYDGPAQLHLADCRSLPMDDSVYDIAIVQGGLHHLPTLPADLDESLSEMRRILKPEGRLYVVEPWMTTFLQLAHAITNQPIVRRLYPKGDALATMTEHEAETYYQWLGMPDVLMQSFEKHFETQQCETSWGKLLWVGRPWPV; this is encoded by the coding sequence ATGAGTGACGCTCAATCAACGGCGAACATCGTTCGTCATGTCGCTGCGGGGCAGTTGTGCTGTGACCCGCAATGGGAAGCTGCGTATGAACGATTTGAAACGCCGGAGGAAGAAATCGAGAAATTTCTGAAACGGCTTCGCAGGTTTGGATTGGACAAGGCGGACAAGAAGTCGTCCGTGATTGAACTTTTTTGCGGTCGCGGCGGCGGTTTGGTTGCGCTACAGCGATTGGGGTTCACGAACGTCGAAGGCGTTGACTTGTCGGATACGTTGTTGGAGCGATACGACGGACCAGCCCAGCTTCATTTAGCGGATTGTCGATCGCTGCCGATGGACGATTCTGTTTATGACATTGCGATCGTGCAAGGTGGTCTGCATCACTTGCCAACCTTGCCCGCCGACTTGGATGAGTCGTTATCTGAGATGCGTCGAATATTGAAGCCAGAGGGCCGACTGTATGTGGTCGAGCCTTGGATGACCACATTCCTGCAGTTGGCTCATGCGATCACCAATCAGCCGATCGTTCGCCGACTTTATCCGAAGGGTGATGCGTTGGCGACGATGACCGAGCATGAAGCGGAAACGTATTACCAGTGGCTAGGGATGCCGGATGTCTTGATGCAAAGTTTTGAAAAGCACTTTGAGACGCAGCAGTGTGAAACGAGTTGGGGCAAGTTGCTGTGGGTTGGCAGACCCTGGCCGGTGTAG
- a CDS encoding glycosyltransferase family 2 protein, with amino-acid sequence MPCLNEADTLGICIEKAIRAMDEAGIRGEVVIADNGSTDASKSIAEGLGARTVDVVERGYGAALMHGIEAAHGKYVIMGDADDSYDFLEIPAFVERLREGFDLVQGCRLPRGGGRVMPGAMPFLHRWFGNPALSWLVRLMFRIPINDVYCGMRGFTRDLYDRLDLRSPGMEFATEMIIKSGLHHATMSQVPITLHPDGRKIHGPHLRTFRDGWRTLRLFLVFSPKWTFFRPGLVLIAIALIGYALAIPQVRIGGAALDVHTLLVASLAGLLGWQCVLLATLARIFAAREGMMPPHDRLEKLTVERGLVFGLVAAAIGVVLIAAVIVQWYRVDFGRLDYPQTMRLVVPGVTLVAIGFQTAMAALMAGVLKMHRRNFANRHPASENQGARA; translated from the coding sequence ATGCCATGTCTCAACGAAGCTGACACGCTCGGCATTTGCATCGAGAAAGCAATCCGGGCGATGGACGAAGCTGGGATCCGCGGCGAAGTCGTGATCGCGGACAATGGCAGTACGGATGCATCAAAGTCAATCGCCGAAGGCTTGGGCGCAAGAACGGTTGACGTTGTCGAGCGAGGTTATGGCGCGGCGCTGATGCACGGCATCGAGGCGGCGCACGGCAAGTACGTGATCATGGGTGACGCCGATGACAGCTATGACTTTCTTGAAATACCGGCGTTCGTCGAACGGCTGCGTGAAGGGTTTGACTTGGTGCAAGGTTGTCGGTTGCCTCGCGGGGGTGGTCGAGTGATGCCTGGGGCGATGCCGTTTCTGCACCGCTGGTTTGGAAATCCAGCGCTGTCTTGGTTAGTGCGTTTGATGTTCCGGATTCCGATCAACGATGTGTACTGTGGTATGCGAGGATTTACTCGCGACCTTTACGATCGATTGGATTTGCGATCGCCGGGAATGGAATTCGCGACCGAGATGATCATCAAAAGCGGATTGCATCACGCGACGATGTCACAGGTGCCGATCACGCTTCATCCGGATGGACGCAAGATACATGGTCCCCATCTGCGAACGTTTCGTGATGGTTGGCGGACGCTGCGATTGTTCTTGGTCTTCAGCCCGAAATGGACCTTTTTTAGACCCGGCTTGGTTTTGATTGCGATTGCTCTGATCGGCTACGCGCTGGCGATTCCGCAAGTTCGAATTGGCGGTGCGGCGCTGGACGTTCACACACTGTTGGTGGCAAGTCTGGCGGGATTGTTGGGTTGGCAATGTGTGTTGCTTGCCACTTTGGCTCGAATTTTTGCCGCACGCGAAGGCATGATGCCGCCTCACGATCGATTGGAAAAGCTAACCGTCGAACGCGGCTTGGTGTTCGGTTTGGTGGCTGCGGCAATCGGCGTTGTCTTGATCGCGGCGGTTATCGTGCAGTGGTATCGCGTGGATTTCGGACGTCTTGATTATCCGCAGACGATGCGATTGGTCGTTCCGGGGGTGACCTTGGTCGCGATCGGATTTCAAACAGCGATGGCGGCATTGATGGCGGGAGTGTTGAAAATGCACCGTCGTAACTTTGCGAATCGCCACCCGGCTAGCGAAAACCAGGGAGCACGCGCATGA
- a CDS encoding alpha-1,2-fucosyltransferase, with product MIIIARKTGRLGNRLKLFSHFIAFSVEHQIPIANPSFYKYAHLFRGTQHSDLWCRYLPGVSDKIDATSQGMRRLAIPQWSRGVLYQSLHALLETSTTVGLKHWPMTIHSIDLGQSCQINKDPFLTLAQQRNVWVRGYRYRCSELVVKHVEKVRDFFQPTLSDQQRVDSVLESARSRASMVVGVHIRHGDYRTYLDGKYFYPASAYLAIMRQVTRLYPDQTIEFVVCSDAKFSADEFSGVNVRISQESPQVDMYTLAGCDCLIGPPSSFTEWSAFYGGKPLYKIVDIKRELQLSDFEFRIKSMIA from the coding sequence ATGATTATCATCGCTCGGAAAACAGGTCGGTTGGGAAACCGACTGAAGCTGTTTTCACACTTCATCGCGTTTTCGGTTGAACACCAAATACCAATCGCGAACCCATCGTTCTATAAGTACGCACACCTATTTCGTGGCACGCAGCACAGCGATTTGTGGTGTCGGTATTTACCAGGAGTATCGGATAAGATTGATGCCACCAGCCAGGGTATGCGTCGGCTGGCGATACCGCAGTGGAGCAGGGGAGTTCTGTATCAATCGTTGCACGCCTTGCTGGAAACGTCAACGACGGTTGGGCTGAAACACTGGCCGATGACGATTCATTCGATTGACCTGGGGCAATCGTGCCAGATCAACAAGGATCCCTTTTTAACGCTTGCGCAACAGAGAAATGTATGGGTTCGCGGGTACCGCTATCGCTGTTCGGAATTAGTCGTCAAGCATGTCGAGAAAGTCCGCGACTTCTTTCAACCTACGTTGTCGGACCAACAGCGAGTTGATTCGGTTCTTGAGTCCGCGCGGTCACGGGCTTCGATGGTGGTAGGGGTCCACATTCGCCATGGTGACTATAGAACGTATCTCGATGGCAAATACTTTTACCCTGCGTCTGCCTACTTGGCTATCATGCGTCAAGTCACGAGACTCTATCCGGACCAAACGATCGAGTTTGTCGTTTGCTCTGATGCAAAATTTTCCGCCGATGAATTTAGTGGTGTCAACGTTCGGATCAGTCAAGAATCGCCTCAAGTTGACATGTATACTCTAGCGGGTTGTGATTGTTTGATTGGTCCGCCCAGTTCATTCACGGAATGGTCGGCGTTTTACGGTGGGAAGCCGCTATATAAAATAGTCGATATCAAGCGAGAGCTTCAGTTGAGCGATTTTGAGTTTCGAATCAAATCGATGATTGCTTAA
- a CDS encoding glycosyltransferase family 39 protein, which yields MRKFVVVLLLVLIAVKTAAVLARGPVSIEMDAAGYWRLSTSVMGGDLLLMDQPIAYRTPVYPWFVATVRSVAGSQALLWIVVIQGLLWVASLWIAARLAKRITRLPLALPLTLLVSLPAVSAIVFSATLLSESLFVFALMLNLSATQSYFERETNTSAVWVGVTFALMLLTRPIVLLLWIPHVIFLGMVHLRRRSMRRPSAALGLKSYGLKMRSRVLHVLIAGGVIAAMVMPWLARNQVMFGKPFLTEFVGRNLWVVTFQDGSGAGLAIPDSVSGRSLKARLDRVGVVEGRDATWLVSDGLTRSGLSDPQADQLMKAVAIEAIKKSPRVFAAKAVRRYVNVWRTRATDLPTQGDTGQFFGQTKWQKSIPLVDGILRYRASNLLWANTGLMILIAIATLSMVVHRPTRLQGLWLAMCFGYFTVITGSFEIPAYRYRMVLEPVAALVVGAGLAIVLSKRTRAARPIS from the coding sequence TTGCGTAAATTCGTTGTTGTCTTGTTGCTGGTACTGATCGCGGTGAAGACGGCAGCGGTGCTTGCGCGTGGGCCGGTTTCTATTGAAATGGATGCGGCCGGCTATTGGCGACTGAGCACCAGCGTGATGGGCGGGGATCTGTTGTTGATGGATCAGCCGATCGCTTATCGGACGCCGGTGTATCCGTGGTTCGTCGCGACGGTGCGGTCGGTCGCCGGTTCGCAAGCTCTGCTTTGGATCGTGGTCATCCAAGGGCTGCTTTGGGTGGCATCGTTGTGGATCGCTGCCCGGTTGGCGAAGCGGATCACTCGTTTGCCGTTGGCATTGCCGCTGACGCTGTTGGTTTCATTGCCGGCGGTTTCTGCGATTGTCTTTAGCGCCACGTTGCTGTCCGAGTCGCTGTTCGTGTTTGCGCTGATGCTGAACTTATCGGCAACTCAATCTTACTTTGAACGAGAGACCAATACGTCAGCTGTTTGGGTGGGAGTAACGTTTGCGCTGATGTTGTTGACTCGTCCGATCGTCTTGTTGCTTTGGATTCCTCACGTGATCTTTTTGGGGATGGTTCATCTTCGTCGCCGATCGATGCGTCGCCCTTCGGCGGCTTTGGGGTTGAAGTCATACGGGTTGAAGATGCGTAGCCGAGTGCTACATGTCTTGATCGCCGGCGGCGTGATCGCTGCGATGGTGATGCCTTGGCTAGCGCGAAATCAGGTGATGTTTGGAAAACCGTTTCTGACGGAGTTTGTCGGTCGGAACCTGTGGGTCGTCACGTTTCAAGACGGGTCGGGGGCGGGGCTGGCCATTCCCGATTCGGTTTCCGGCCGGTCGCTGAAGGCTCGGCTCGATCGAGTGGGAGTGGTTGAGGGACGCGATGCGACTTGGTTGGTTTCGGATGGGTTAACTCGATCGGGACTTAGTGATCCACAAGCGGATCAGTTGATGAAAGCAGTCGCGATTGAAGCGATCAAGAAGTCGCCGCGAGTGTTCGCGGCAAAGGCGGTGCGTCGTTACGTCAACGTCTGGCGAACACGCGCGACTGATTTGCCGACACAGGGAGACACTGGACAGTTTTTTGGCCAGACCAAGTGGCAAAAATCGATCCCGTTGGTCGACGGGATTCTGCGTTATCGAGCTAGCAATTTGCTTTGGGCGAATACGGGATTGATGATCCTGATCGCAATAGCCACACTATCGATGGTGGTTCACAGGCCCACCCGGTTGCAGGGTTTGTGGCTTGCCATGTGTTTCGGTTACTTCACAGTCATCACAGGCAGTTTCGAGATTCCAGCGTATCGGTATCGAATGGTGCTGGAGCCCGTTGCTGCCCTGGTCGTCGGCGCCGGTCTCGCAATTGTGTTGTCAAAGCGGACTCGAGCTGCTCGACCGATCAGTTGA